Proteins encoded together in one Polaribacter reichenbachii window:
- a CDS encoding UDP-3-O-(3-hydroxymyristoyl)glucosamine N-acyltransferase, whose product MKFKTPQTLQEIASLLEVDFIGDKNFPILGINEIHVVEKGDIVFVDHPKYYDKALNSAATTVLINKKVDCPEGKSLLISDDPFRDFNKITKHFNPFIASKESISESAIIGESTVIQPNVFIGNNVQIGANCVIHPNVTIYDNSIIGNNCTIHANTVLGADAFYYKNRPTGFDKLISGGRVVLEDYVDLGASCTIDKGVTGDTTIKEGTKIDNQVHVGHDTVIGKKCLIASQTGIAGCVIIEDEVTIWGQVGTNSGITIGKGAVILGQTGVTKSVSGGKSYFGTPIEESREKLKQLAGLKRLLKEK is encoded by the coding sequence ATGAAATTCAAAACTCCACAAACATTACAAGAAATCGCTTCTTTATTAGAGGTTGATTTTATTGGTGATAAAAATTTTCCAATTCTTGGTATTAATGAAATTCACGTTGTAGAAAAAGGAGACATTGTTTTTGTAGATCATCCAAAATATTATGATAAAGCATTAAATTCTGCCGCTACAACTGTTTTAATCAACAAAAAAGTAGATTGTCCAGAAGGTAAATCTTTATTAATTTCTGATGATCCTTTTCGTGATTTTAATAAAATTACCAAACATTTTAATCCCTTTATAGCATCCAAAGAAAGTATTTCAGAAAGTGCAATTATTGGAGAAAGTACTGTAATTCAGCCAAATGTTTTTATTGGTAATAATGTTCAAATTGGTGCTAATTGTGTTATTCATCCAAATGTAACCATTTACGATAATTCAATTATTGGTAATAATTGCACTATTCACGCAAATACAGTTTTAGGTGCAGATGCTTTCTATTATAAAAACAGACCAACAGGTTTCGATAAATTGATTTCTGGAGGTAGAGTAGTTTTAGAAGATTATGTAGACTTAGGCGCTTCTTGTACTATTGATAAAGGTGTAACAGGAGATACAACTATAAAAGAAGGTACAAAAATCGATAACCAAGTGCATGTAGGGCATGATACAGTTATTGGTAAAAAGTGTTTAATTGCTTCGCAAACAGGTATTGCAGGTTGTGTAATTATTGAAGATGAGGTTACTATTTGGGGGCAAGTTGGTACTAACAGCGGAATTACAATAGGTAAAGGAGCAGTGATTCTTGGGCAAACTGGAGTTACAAAATCTGTATCTGGTGGTAAATCTTATTTTGGGACTCCGATAGAAGAATCAAGAGAAAAATTAAAACAATTAGCAGGCTTAAAAAGATTGCTAAAAGAAAAATAA
- the lpxA gene encoding acyl-ACP--UDP-N-acetylglucosamine O-acyltransferase, whose protein sequence is MNQPLAYVHPQAKIARNVVIEPFTTIHNNVTIGSGTWIGSNVTIMEGARIGENCRIFPGSVISAIPQDLKFNDEETTVEIGNNVTVRECVTINRGTKDRMKTVVGNNCLIMAYCHIAHDCLVGDNCIFSNNTTLAGHVTIGSHVVLAGMVAVHQFASIGNHAFVTGGSLVRKDVPPYVKAAREPLSYVGINSVGLRRRGYTTEKIREIQAIFRILFQRNYNNSQAIDIIEAEMEATPERDEIIQFIKDSHRGIMKGYYKAN, encoded by the coding sequence ATGAATCAACCTTTAGCTTACGTACACCCCCAAGCAAAAATTGCAAGAAATGTTGTAATAGAACCTTTTACTACCATACATAATAATGTAACAATTGGTTCTGGAACTTGGATTGGTTCTAACGTAACAATTATGGAAGGTGCAAGAATTGGAGAGAATTGTAGAATTTTTCCGGGTTCTGTAATTTCTGCAATTCCACAAGATTTAAAATTCAACGACGAAGAAACTACAGTAGAAATTGGTAACAATGTTACTGTAAGGGAATGTGTAACTATAAATAGAGGTACTAAAGACAGAATGAAAACTGTTGTAGGTAACAACTGTTTAATTATGGCTTATTGCCATATTGCACATGATTGTTTAGTTGGCGATAACTGTATTTTTTCTAACAATACAACTTTAGCAGGTCATGTAACTATTGGTAGTCATGTGGTTTTAGCAGGTATGGTTGCTGTGCATCAATTTGCATCTATTGGTAATCATGCTTTTGTTACAGGTGGTTCTTTGGTAAGAAAAGATGTACCTCCTTATGTAAAAGCAGCAAGAGAACCTTTATCCTATGTAGGTATTAATTCAGTAGGATTAAGAAGAAGAGGCTATACCACAGAAAAAATTAGAGAAATTCAAGCAATATTTAGAATTCTATTTCAGAGAAACTACAATAATTCTCAAGCAATAGATATTATAGAAGCAGAAATGGAAGCAACTCCAGAACGTGATGAAATCATTCAATTTATTAAAGATTCTCACAGAGGGATAATGAAAGGATATTATAAAGCAAATTAA
- the sucD gene encoding succinate--CoA ligase subunit alpha, with translation MSVLVNKNSNIIVQGFTGSEGTFHAGQMIDYGTNVVGGVTPGKGGQEHLGKPVFNTVAEAVEKVAADTSIIFVPPAFAADAIMESADAGIKVIICITEGIPTADMVKVKAYIADRDTRLVGPNCPGVITPDEAKVGIMPGFIFKKGRVGIVSKSGTLTYEAADQVVKQGFGITTAIGIGGDPIIGTTTKEAVEMLMNDDETEAIVMIGEIGGNLEAEAAQWIKADGNRKPVVGFIAGQTAPAGRTMGHAGAIVGGADDTAQAKMKILAANGVHVVSSPAKIGEMVANVLK, from the coding sequence ATGAGTGTTTTAGTTAATAAGAATTCAAATATTATTGTACAAGGTTTTACTGGTAGTGAAGGTACTTTTCACGCAGGTCAAATGATTGATTATGGAACCAATGTTGTTGGTGGTGTAACTCCAGGAAAAGGTGGTCAAGAACACTTAGGGAAACCTGTTTTTAATACAGTTGCAGAAGCTGTAGAAAAAGTAGCAGCAGATACTTCAATTATATTTGTACCACCAGCATTTGCTGCAGATGCAATTATGGAATCTGCAGATGCAGGTATTAAAGTAATTATTTGTATTACAGAAGGTATACCTACTGCAGATATGGTAAAAGTTAAAGCTTATATTGCAGATAGAGACACAAGATTAGTTGGTCCTAACTGTCCTGGAGTTATTACTCCAGATGAAGCTAAAGTTGGTATTATGCCAGGTTTTATCTTTAAAAAAGGTAGAGTAGGTATTGTTTCTAAGTCAGGTACTTTAACTTACGAAGCTGCTGATCAAGTTGTAAAACAAGGTTTTGGAATTACAACAGCAATTGGTATTGGTGGAGATCCAATTATTGGAACTACTACCAAAGAAGCAGTAGAAATGTTAATGAATGATGATGAAACTGAAGCCATTGTAATGATTGGTGAAATTGGTGGAAATTTAGAAGCTGAAGCTGCACAATGGATTAAAGCTGATGGTAATAGAAAACCAGTTGTTGGTTTTATTGCTGGGCAAACTGCACCTGCAGGTAGAACTATGGGGCATGCAGGAGCTATTGTTGGTGGAGCAGATGATACTGCACAAGCTAAAATGAAAATCTTAGCAGCAAATGGTGTACACGTAGTAAGTTCACCTGCTAAAATTGGAGAAATGGTTGCGAATGTTTTAAAGTAA
- a CDS encoding bifunctional UDP-3-O-[3-hydroxymyristoyl] N-acetylglucosamine deacetylase/3-hydroxyacyl-ACP dehydratase, with protein MSKKQKTIESEITLSGVGLHTGNNVSMTLKPAPINHGFAFSRIDLEGSPIIEAKAEYVVTTQRGTNLEKNGVQIQTSEHVLAAAVGLDIDNLLIEINASEPPIMDGSSKYFVEALEKAGIKEQEAEIEEYVVKEIISYKDEVSGSEIILMPSDEYQVTTMVDFGTKILGTQNATLDHIADFKEEIAAARTFSFLHEIEMLLENDLIKGGDLNNAIVYVDKELSDSTMQKLQKAFKKDNISIKPNGILDNLTLHWANEAARHKLLDVIGDLALVGTRIKGKVIANKPGHLVNTQFAKKLAKIIKTEKRNYVPQYDLNAPPLLDIHQIMDILPHRPPFLMIDRILELSDKHVVGMKNVTMNENFFVGHFPGAPVMPGVLQVEAMAQCGGVLVLSTVPDPENYLTYFMKMDNVKFKQKVLPGDTLTFKAELITPIRRGICHMQAYAYANGKLVAEAELMAQIARKK; from the coding sequence ATGAGTAAGAAACAAAAAACAATAGAATCAGAAATTACTTTATCAGGTGTTGGTTTACACACTGGTAATAATGTGTCAATGACGTTAAAGCCAGCACCAATAAATCACGGTTTTGCTTTTAGTAGAATCGATTTAGAAGGATCTCCAATCATTGAGGCAAAAGCTGAATATGTAGTTACCACGCAAAGAGGTACTAACTTAGAAAAAAATGGTGTTCAAATTCAAACTTCAGAACATGTTTTAGCAGCAGCTGTTGGTTTAGATATCGATAATCTATTAATAGAAATAAATGCATCAGAACCACCAATTATGGATGGTTCATCAAAATACTTTGTAGAAGCTTTAGAAAAAGCAGGTATTAAAGAACAAGAAGCAGAAATAGAAGAATATGTTGTAAAAGAAATTATTTCTTATAAAGATGAAGTTTCTGGTAGCGAAATTATTTTAATGCCTTCGGATGAATATCAAGTAACAACTATGGTAGATTTTGGCACTAAAATTTTAGGAACTCAAAATGCTACTTTAGATCATATTGCTGATTTTAAAGAAGAAATTGCAGCTGCAAGAACTTTTAGTTTTTTACATGAAATAGAAATGTTACTAGAAAATGACCTTATTAAAGGTGGCGATTTAAACAACGCTATTGTTTATGTTGATAAAGAATTGTCTGATAGTACAATGCAAAAATTGCAAAAGGCATTTAAAAAAGACAATATTTCTATAAAACCAAACGGAATTTTAGACAACTTAACTTTGCATTGGGCAAATGAAGCTGCTCGTCATAAATTATTAGATGTTATTGGCGATTTAGCTTTAGTAGGTACAAGAATAAAAGGTAAAGTAATTGCAAATAAACCTGGGCATTTAGTAAATACTCAGTTTGCAAAGAAATTGGCAAAAATTATTAAAACAGAAAAGAGAAACTATGTTCCTCAATACGATTTAAATGCGCCACCATTATTAGATATTCATCAAATAATGGATATTTTACCTCACAGACCACCATTTTTAATGATAGATCGAATTTTAGAGCTATCAGACAAACACGTTGTGGGAATGAAAAATGTAACAATGAATGAAAATTTCTTTGTAGGTCATTTTCCAGGAGCGCCAGTTATGCCAGGAGTTTTACAAGTAGAAGCGATGGCGCAATGTGGTGGAGTTTTAGTATTAAGTACAGTTCCAGATCCAGAGAATTACTTAACGTATTTCATGAAAATGGATAATGTTAAATTTAAGCAAAAGGTTTTACCTGGAGATACTTTAACTTTTAAAGCAGAGTTAATTACACCAATTAGAAGAGGTATTTGTCATATGCAAGCGTACGCTTATGCAAACGGAAAATTAGTAGCAGAAGCAGAATTAATGGCACAAATAGCTAGAAAAAAATAA
- the efp gene encoding elongation factor P encodes MATTSDIRNGLCIRYNNDIYKIVEFLHVKPGKGPAFVRTKLKSVTNGKVVDNTFPAGRKIDDVRVETHKFQYLYNDGDTYHFMNEQDYSQIQLQKNALDTPELMKEGEVVTIIINSEDDMPLSVEMPQSVILEVTHTEPGVKGNTATNATKPATVETGASVNVPLFINEGDKIKIETTKGTYQERIKE; translated from the coding sequence ATGGCAACAACATCAGATATTAGAAACGGATTATGTATTAGGTATAATAATGATATCTATAAAATTGTAGAATTTTTACACGTAAAACCTGGTAAAGGTCCTGCTTTTGTAAGAACAAAATTAAAAAGTGTAACCAATGGCAAAGTAGTAGATAATACTTTTCCTGCTGGTAGAAAAATTGATGATGTAAGAGTAGAAACACACAAGTTTCAGTATTTATATAATGATGGAGATACCTATCATTTTATGAATGAGCAAGATTATTCTCAAATTCAATTGCAAAAAAATGCTTTAGATACTCCTGAATTAATGAAAGAAGGAGAAGTTGTTACTATCATAATCAATTCTGAAGATGATATGCCATTATCTGTTGAAATGCCGCAAAGTGTTATTTTAGAAGTTACTCACACAGAGCCAGGAGTTAAAGGAAACACAGCAACAAATGCAACAAAACCAGCAACTGTAGAAACTGGTGCCTCTGTAAATGTACCTTTATTTATTAATGAAGGTGATAAAATTAAGATAGAAACTACAAAAGGAACTTACCAAGAACGTATTAAAGAATAA